In Urechidicola croceus, a single window of DNA contains:
- the htpG gene encoding molecular chaperone HtpG, with protein MATGNINVTAENIFPIIKKFLYSDHEIFLRELISNATDATLKLKHLSTLGEAKGDIGTPMIEIKVDKDNKEIRIIDQGIGMTSEEVEKYINQVAFSGAEEFVEKYKDKVPDSGIIGHFGLGFYSAFMVAERVEIFTKSFKEDAKAVRWECDGSPQYTLEETERTERGTEIVLHIAEDSEEFLDEGKIRGLLTKYNKFMPIPIKFGTKEETLPLPEGADKDAKAETVTVDDIINNPNPAWTKQPSELEDEDYKKFYRELYPMQFEEPLFNIHLNVDYPFNLTGILYFPKLTNNLDPQKDRIQLYQNQVFVTDNVEGIVPDFLQMLRGVIDSPDIPLNVSRSYLQADGAVKKISSYITRKVADKLISLFNNDRKSFEEKWADIKIIIEYGMLSEEKFFDKAKKFALYPTVNDEYFIWDELIEKIKDNQTDKDDKTVVLYASDKKAQHSYIQDAKDKGYEVLLLDSPIVSHLIQKLETSNENISFVRVDADHIDNLIKKEDTKISKLSDDEKEKLKTVLETNIPKETYTIQLEAMDSKANPFIITQPEFMRRMKEMQASGGGGMMGMSNFPDMYNLVVNTNSDLVGEILNTKTAKKQERLIKQTFDLAKLSQNLLHGEELTAFIKRSYELIK; from the coding sequence ATGGCAACTGGAAACATTAATGTAACAGCAGAAAATATTTTTCCTATAATTAAAAAATTCTTGTATTCGGATCATGAAATTTTCTTAAGAGAATTAATTTCTAATGCAACTGATGCAACTTTAAAGTTAAAACATTTATCAACACTTGGTGAAGCCAAAGGAGACATTGGAACTCCAATGATTGAAATAAAAGTTGATAAAGACAACAAAGAAATAAGAATTATTGACCAAGGTATTGGTATGACTTCTGAAGAAGTTGAAAAATATATCAATCAAGTCGCTTTTTCTGGAGCTGAAGAATTCGTAGAAAAATATAAAGACAAAGTTCCTGATAGTGGAATTATTGGTCATTTCGGTCTTGGATTTTATTCTGCTTTTATGGTGGCAGAACGTGTTGAAATATTCACAAAATCATTTAAAGAAGATGCTAAAGCTGTTCGTTGGGAATGTGATGGAAGTCCACAATATACGTTAGAAGAAACAGAGAGAACTGAAAGAGGTACTGAAATCGTTTTACATATTGCTGAAGATTCTGAAGAGTTTTTAGATGAAGGTAAAATAAGAGGTTTATTGACAAAATATAACAAGTTTATGCCTATTCCAATTAAATTTGGAACAAAAGAAGAAACTTTACCACTTCCCGAAGGTGCAGATAAAGATGCTAAAGCAGAAACTGTTACTGTTGATGATATCATTAATAATCCAAATCCTGCTTGGACAAAACAACCAAGTGAATTAGAAGATGAAGATTATAAAAAATTCTATCGTGAATTGTATCCTATGCAATTCGAAGAACCTTTATTCAACATTCACTTAAATGTTGATTATCCGTTCAACTTAACAGGAATCTTATATTTCCCAAAATTAACAAACAATTTAGACCCTCAAAAAGATAGAATTCAACTATATCAAAACCAAGTATTTGTAACTGATAACGTTGAAGGAATTGTACCAGATTTCTTACAAATGTTACGTGGAGTTATTGATTCTCCAGATATTCCATTAAATGTTTCTCGTAGTTATTTACAAGCAGATGGTGCAGTAAAGAAAATCTCTAGTTACATCACTCGTAAAGTTGCTGACAAACTAATTAGTTTATTCAACAATGACAGAAAATCATTTGAAGAAAAATGGGCTGATATCAAAATAATTATTGAATATGGTATGTTGTCAGAAGAGAAATTTTTTGATAAAGCAAAGAAATTTGCCCTATATCCAACCGTAAACGATGAGTACTTTATTTGGGATGAATTGATTGAAAAAATTAAAGACAATCAAACTGATAAAGATGATAAAACAGTTGTTTTATATGCTTCAGACAAAAAAGCACAACACAGTTATATTCAAGATGCAAAAGATAAAGGGTATGAAGTATTATTATTAGACTCGCCTATTGTATCTCACTTGATTCAAAAGTTAGAAACTAGTAATGAAAATATTTCTTTTGTTCGTGTTGACGCTGATCATATTGATAATTTAATCAAAAAAGAAGATACTAAAATCTCAAAGTTATCAGATGATGAAAAAGAAAAACTAAAAACAGTTTTAGAAACTAATATCCCTAAGGAAACTTATACTATTCAGTTAGAAGCGATGGACTCAAAAGCAAATCCATTTATCATTACACAACCAGAATTTATGCGTCGAATGAAAGAAATGCAAGCATCTGGTGGTGGTGGAATGATGGGAATGAGTAATTTCCCAGACATGTATAATTTGGTTGTAAACACAAATAGTGATTTGGTTGGAGAGATATTAAATACCAAAACTGCTAAAAAACAAGAACGTTTAATCAAGCAAACTTTTGACCTTGCTAAGTTATCTCAAAACCTATTACATGGTGAAGAGTTAACTGCATTTATCAAACGTAGTTATGAATTGATTAAATAA
- a CDS encoding DUF418 domain-containing protein: protein MQNNRIQVIDALRGFSLAGIVLVHMIENYLASPPPETGMQLTNQGLIDGIVQGFTTLFIQGKFFALFSFLFGVSFFIQMNNGAKRNNRFELRFLWRILLLLVIGAIHHLFYRGDILTIYALIGIFLIPFFRVNKKVILSLAIVFFLGLGRYIYFAFFGDKFIFSNIEMMGSSPEINEYFNTLKNGSLIEVFKINSTQGHLMKLDFQFGVFGRGYLTFAFFLLGLYAGKIDFFNNFKNYRKKITKGLIWSIVLFLISMGVTAGLFINMSNNGQTAVKFDNWISLLALTSYDLANIFMTFIIILSFLLIFLRTKGEKFLSKFSPYGKMALTNYILQSIIGTFILYGWGLGFIGELRHVYTFVIGLLLIVLQMIFSNWWLSKYRYGPLEWLWRSATYFKKFPFKL, encoded by the coding sequence ATGCAAAATAACAGAATTCAGGTTATTGATGCGCTTAGAGGTTTTTCTCTTGCAGGAATAGTCTTAGTGCATATGATCGAAAACTACCTTGCATCTCCTCCTCCTGAAACAGGTATGCAACTAACCAATCAAGGGCTTATCGACGGTATCGTACAAGGTTTTACCACACTATTTATTCAAGGGAAGTTTTTTGCACTCTTTTCATTTTTATTTGGAGTAAGTTTCTTTATTCAAATGAATAACGGAGCGAAAAGAAACAACAGATTTGAATTACGCTTTCTTTGGAGAATTCTATTATTGTTGGTTATTGGCGCTATACACCACCTATTTTATCGTGGTGATATTTTAACCATATATGCACTAATTGGTATATTTCTAATTCCATTTTTTAGAGTAAATAAAAAAGTAATTCTTTCATTAGCCATCGTTTTCTTTTTAGGCTTAGGTCGGTATATTTATTTTGCTTTTTTCGGAGATAAATTCATTTTTTCAAATATAGAAATGATGGGGAGCAGCCCTGAAATAAATGAATACTTCAATACGCTCAAAAATGGGTCACTCATCGAAGTCTTTAAAATAAATAGCACACAAGGCCATTTAATGAAATTAGATTTTCAATTTGGTGTTTTTGGGAGAGGCTATTTAACTTTTGCATTCTTTCTATTAGGATTATATGCTGGGAAAATTGACTTCTTTAACAATTTTAAAAACTATAGAAAAAAAATAACCAAAGGTTTAATCTGGTCAATTGTATTATTCTTAATTAGTATGGGTGTTACTGCCGGACTTTTTATAAATATGAGTAACAATGGACAAACAGCAGTAAAATTTGATAATTGGATTTCATTATTGGCTCTTACTTCATATGATCTGGCCAATATATTTATGACTTTCATTATTATACTTTCTTTTTTACTAATATTTCTAAGAACAAAAGGTGAAAAATTCTTATCAAAGTTTTCTCCTTATGGAAAAATGGCGTTAACCAATTACATATTGCAAAGTATCATTGGAACTTTCATTTTATATGGTTGGGGATTAGGATTTATTGGTGAGTTGAGACATGTCTATACTTTTGTTATTGGACTTTTATTAATTGTACTGCAAATGATTTTTAGCAATTGGTGGCTTTCAAAATATAGATATGGCCCTTTAGAATGGCTTTGGAGAAGTGCAACATATTTTAAAAAGTTTCCTTTTAAACTTTAA
- a CDS encoding RNA polymerase sigma factor, which yields MATNNDSYYIEQTLKGNTNSFSFLVEKYQNMVFALSLKMLKHREESEEVAQDTFIKAYKSLSKFQGDSKFSTWLYRITYNTCLDRIKKNVKYNSSVEINEITINEIKEVENIFEGIEREERSEIVKKCLDLLAEEERIIIHLFYFEEQNLKEISSITSLTESNIKVKLFRARKKLFSIFKNSVEPEIYKSYE from the coding sequence ATGGCAACTAATAATGATAGTTATTATATAGAACAAACTTTAAAAGGAAACACAAATTCCTTTAGTTTTTTGGTGGAAAAATACCAGAATATGGTGTTTGCTTTGTCGTTAAAAATGTTGAAACATAGAGAAGAGTCAGAAGAAGTTGCTCAAGATACATTTATCAAGGCCTATAAATCACTTTCTAAGTTTCAAGGGGACTCAAAATTTTCTACTTGGTTGTATAGAATAACATATAATACTTGTTTAGATAGGATAAAAAAGAATGTAAAGTATAATAGTTCTGTTGAAATAAATGAAATTACCATCAATGAAATAAAAGAGGTAGAAAATATATTTGAAGGAATTGAGCGAGAAGAAAGAAGCGAAATAGTTAAAAAATGTTTGGATTTATTGGCAGAAGAAGAACGTATTATCATACATCTATTTTATTTTGAAGAACAAAATTTAAAAGAGATAAGTTCAATTACATCATTGACCGAAAGTAATATTAAAGTCAAATTGTTTAGAGCGCGTAAAAAATTATTTAGTATTTTTAAGAATTCCGTAGAACCCGAAATTTATAAAAGTTATGAGTAA
- a CDS encoding tetratricopeptide repeat protein has translation MKVQLIYLVGLLLFFISCKKSVTAKTTIPEINYSCVPQITDAEWYESENFAPLFDGLDVINYPITTPSPLAQKYFNQGLIWAYGFNHAEAARSFYYATKLDPDCAMCYFGYAYVLGPNYNAGMENDNYKRAYEAIQTAKKLSENSTQKEKRFIDAMALRYVKVPPHDRTQLDIEYSNAMKKLYRMYPNDAEIGSLYAESIMNLHKWDLFDKEGVAKPWTPEITTLLEKLIAQNPKHPGAHHFYIHAVEMSNTPERSNASAKVFDDGLVPGAGHLLHMPSHVYIRTGEYHKGTLSNIAAVEADSTYVTKCHAQGAYPLGYYPHNYHFMAATATLEGNSKWAMIGANKVSEHVHPEIMKQPGWGTLQHYYLIPYYVGVKLGKWDSILSMNLKTYDLKYPKAITKYARGMAFLRNGNVNQAKIELAQLQIIAEDETLNEITIWEINTVYPLVQIATRILNAEILAFEEKYEQSIYLLKEAVEIEDSLNYNEPPDWFFSVRHHLGAVQIQAEQYENAIKTYQDDLKRLPKNGWAQHGLKLAYQKLNDAENVAKVEKMIESSWAYADIELSTSVIK, from the coding sequence ATGAAAGTTCAACTTATTTATTTAGTAGGTTTATTGCTTTTTTTTATTTCTTGTAAAAAATCAGTTACTGCTAAAACTACTATTCCAGAAATTAATTATTCTTGCGTACCACAGATTACAGATGCCGAATGGTATGAAAGTGAAAATTTCGCACCATTATTTGATGGATTAGATGTTATTAATTATCCTATTACAACTCCAAGTCCGCTTGCTCAAAAATATTTTAATCAAGGATTAATTTGGGCATATGGTTTTAACCATGCTGAGGCTGCTCGTTCGTTTTATTACGCCACAAAGTTAGATCCTGATTGCGCTATGTGCTATTTTGGTTATGCTTATGTTTTAGGACCAAATTACAATGCAGGTATGGAAAACGATAATTATAAAAGAGCATACGAGGCAATACAAACTGCAAAGAAACTTTCTGAAAATAGTACCCAAAAAGAAAAAAGGTTTATAGATGCTATGGCTTTGAGATATGTCAAAGTGCCGCCACATGATAGAACTCAGTTGGATATTGAGTATTCAAATGCAATGAAAAAACTGTATAGAATGTATCCAAATGATGCCGAAATTGGCTCCTTGTATGCAGAATCAATTATGAATTTGCATAAATGGGATTTGTTTGATAAAGAAGGTGTTGCTAAGCCTTGGACACCTGAGATTACAACATTACTTGAAAAACTTATTGCACAAAATCCGAAGCATCCAGGAGCACATCATTTTTATATTCACGCTGTTGAAATGTCTAACACACCTGAACGATCAAATGCTTCTGCAAAGGTTTTTGATGATGGCTTGGTTCCAGGAGCAGGTCATTTATTACATATGCCATCTCATGTTTATATTAGAACAGGTGAATATCATAAAGGTACCTTGTCAAATATAGCAGCAGTGGAAGCAGATAGTACTTATGTGACCAAATGCCATGCTCAAGGTGCTTATCCATTAGGGTATTACCCTCATAACTATCATTTTATGGCTGCCACAGCAACATTAGAAGGGAATTCAAAATGGGCTATGATTGGCGCTAATAAAGTATCCGAGCACGTACATCCTGAAATTATGAAACAACCAGGATGGGGAACATTACAACATTACTACTTGATTCCATATTATGTTGGAGTAAAATTGGGTAAATGGGATAGTATTTTGAGTATGAATCTTAAAACGTACGATTTGAAATATCCAAAAGCAATTACTAAATACGCTAGAGGAATGGCTTTTTTAAGAAATGGAAATGTCAATCAAGCTAAAATTGAATTAGCACAATTGCAAATTATAGCAGAAGACGAAACTTTAAATGAAATTACTATTTGGGAGATAAATACAGTGTATCCATTGGTACAGATAGCGACTAGAATTTTAAATGCTGAAATTTTGGCTTTTGAAGAAAAATATGAACAGAGTATTTATTTATTAAAAGAGGCTGTAGAGATAGAAGATTCATTAAATTATAATGAACCTCCTGATTGGTTTTTTTCAGTAAGACATCATTTAGGCGCTGTTCAAATCCAAGCAGAACAATACGAAAATGCCATCAAGACATATCAAGATGATTTAAAGCGTTTACCAAAAAATGGTTGGGCACAACATGGTTTGAAATTAGCGTATCAAAAATTAAATGACGCAGAGAATGTTGCGAAAGTTGAAAAAATGATAGAGAGTAGTTGGGCATATGCAGATATAGAACTTTCTACATCAGTTATAAAATAA
- a CDS encoding endo-1,4-beta-xylanase, translating to MKSFLTTSLIFLIISTSIAQDDIFDLSPEEKVTSEQINKRIAEVRMGNLIIHAPKNTTIKIEQTKHEFLFGTAIPNELAESAKNSFSEKDRKKYLEVLEENFNYAVHENALKWYDNEKKQGVVDYSISDRIWELCNERNIPMRGHCVYWAKDEFMNDWLKPLNNADLRKAIVERGTSVASHYKGKINEFDLNNEMIHGDFFRRKLGFGVINEMAWIVKANNPEAKLYVNDYGVLDLGWNAGPYVKQIKNLLDNGVPIDGIGCQGHLSMRTTMTTPAEKVQRNLDKLAQFDLPIKITEVLFAYEDEQVQVDELNKLFPIYFAHPNVEAILMWGFWAGSHWQPHCAMWKKDWTPRPQVDAYRELVFNKWWTKTEENSGKKGKVKVRAFYGDYKITCNGETKIISLKKDIGSKEVFFN from the coding sequence ATGAAATCATTTCTAACTACTTCACTAATTTTCTTAATTATTTCTACATCAATAGCCCAAGACGATATTTTTGATTTATCTCCCGAAGAAAAAGTTACTTCAGAACAAATTAACAAGAGAATTGCTGAAGTAAGAATGGGAAATTTAATTATTCATGCTCCAAAAAATACAACTATAAAAATTGAACAAACAAAACATGAATTTCTTTTTGGAACAGCAATTCCCAATGAATTAGCAGAATCTGCCAAAAATTCTTTTTCAGAAAAAGATCGAAAAAAATACCTTGAAGTTCTAGAAGAAAACTTCAATTACGCAGTTCATGAAAATGCTTTAAAATGGTATGACAATGAAAAAAAACAAGGCGTAGTAGATTACAGTATATCAGATAGAATTTGGGAATTGTGTAATGAGCGTAACATTCCAATGCGTGGCCATTGTGTATATTGGGCAAAAGATGAATTTATGAATGATTGGTTAAAACCATTAAACAATGCTGATTTAAGAAAAGCCATTGTAGAAAGAGGAACAAGTGTAGCATCACATTATAAAGGAAAAATAAATGAATTTGACCTAAATAATGAAATGATACACGGAGATTTTTTCAGAAGAAAACTAGGTTTTGGAGTAATCAATGAAATGGCATGGATAGTAAAGGCCAACAATCCTGAAGCTAAATTATACGTAAACGATTATGGCGTTTTAGATTTAGGTTGGAATGCAGGTCCATATGTAAAGCAAATAAAAAACTTATTAGATAATGGAGTTCCAATTGATGGTATTGGATGTCAAGGACATTTATCAATGCGAACAACAATGACTACTCCAGCAGAAAAAGTTCAACGGAACTTAGACAAATTAGCACAATTCGATTTGCCTATAAAAATTACTGAAGTTTTATTTGCCTACGAAGATGAGCAGGTTCAAGTTGATGAGTTAAATAAATTATTCCCAATTTATTTTGCACACCCAAATGTGGAAGCCATTTTAATGTGGGGATTTTGGGCTGGTTCACATTGGCAACCTCATTGTGCAATGTGGAAAAAAGATTGGACACCTAGACCTCAAGTTGACGCATATAGAGAATTAGTTTTCAATAAATGGTGGACTAAAACTGAAGAAAACTCTGGTAAAAAAGGAAAAGTAAAAGTTCGAGCTTTTTATGGGGATTACAAGATTACCTGTAACGGAGAAACTAAAATTATAAGTTTAAAAAAAGATATAGGCTCTAAAGAAGTGTTTTTCAATTAA
- a CDS encoding family 20 glycosylhydrolase: MTSSYTIKTLIILLLATTFISCAEKKQKRVINFPKTDLTTKNLIPKPLKMVSTNGGFALDKFTAIYTTKDTADFEEIGLFLAEKIKAKTNLELPVNIDKIENIESIIYINKSKNAHLDGLEAYELNINQDSVIITSNTPQGAFRAIQTFRQLIPETSNDTLAENKIWTIATGQIIDKPQFEYRGAMLDVSRHFFSVKDVKKYIDLLAYYKYNTLHLHLSDDQGWRIEIKSWPKLTEIGGQTEVGGESGGFYTQEEYTDIVNYAASQYIMIVPEIDMPGHTNAASLSYPILNGNGKTLKPYEGMRVGFSTFDTRKDTVYTLIDDVVREIAALSPGPYFHIGGDESHATKKEDYIYFVNKVEKIVQKHGKIMIGWDEIASADVDSTSISQFWSSKENAQKAVQKNMKIIMSPAKKAYLDMKYDTQSKHGLNWAGLIPTDTAYIWTPESYEGVPLKNILGIEAPLWSETISNIEELEYLAFPRAIGYAELSWTTQENRDWENYKIRLAHQKPFLNRMKVNFYPSPLIDWKESEEPYEIIIKN; encoded by the coding sequence ATGACAAGTTCTTATACTATTAAAACTCTAATCATTTTATTACTTGCTACTACTTTCATTTCGTGTGCAGAAAAAAAACAAAAAAGAGTAATCAACTTTCCTAAAACAGATTTAACTACAAAAAACTTAATCCCAAAACCTTTAAAAATGGTTTCAACCAATGGAGGGTTTGCATTAGATAAATTTACAGCAATTTATACCACCAAAGATACCGCTGATTTTGAAGAAATAGGATTATTTCTGGCAGAAAAAATAAAAGCAAAGACAAATTTAGAATTACCTGTTAATATAGATAAAATAGAAAATATAGAATCAATCATTTATATCAATAAATCAAAAAATGCTCATTTGGATGGATTAGAAGCCTACGAATTAAATATTAATCAAGATTCAGTAATCATCACTTCAAATACTCCCCAAGGAGCTTTTAGAGCTATACAGACTTTTAGACAACTAATTCCTGAAACCAGTAATGATACACTAGCTGAAAACAAAATATGGACAATTGCTACGGGTCAAATTATTGACAAACCACAATTTGAATATCGAGGAGCAATGCTCGATGTTTCTCGTCATTTTTTTAGTGTAAAAGATGTAAAGAAATACATCGATCTATTGGCATACTATAAATACAATACATTGCACCTCCACCTTTCTGATGACCAAGGGTGGCGTATTGAAATTAAATCTTGGCCAAAACTTACCGAAATTGGTGGACAAACTGAAGTTGGTGGTGAGTCTGGAGGTTTTTATACGCAAGAAGAATATACTGATATCGTAAATTATGCAGCATCGCAATATATCATGATTGTACCAGAAATTGATATGCCAGGACACACCAATGCTGCTTCTCTTTCCTACCCTATTTTAAATGGAAATGGTAAGACTCTAAAACCTTATGAAGGTATGCGTGTAGGTTTTAGCACATTTGATACCCGTAAAGACACTGTTTATACTTTAATTGATGATGTAGTTCGTGAAATAGCTGCGCTATCTCCAGGACCTTATTTTCACATTGGAGGAGATGAAAGTCATGCAACTAAAAAGGAAGATTATATTTATTTTGTAAATAAAGTTGAAAAAATTGTACAAAAGCATGGAAAAATAATGATTGGATGGGACGAAATTGCTTCTGCTGATGTTGACTCAACTTCTATTTCTCAATTTTGGAGTAGTAAAGAAAATGCTCAAAAGGCAGTACAAAAAAACATGAAAATTATTATGTCTCCTGCCAAAAAAGCATATTTAGACATGAAATATGATACACAATCTAAACATGGGCTCAATTGGGCTGGACTTATCCCAACTGATACAGCCTATATTTGGACACCAGAATCTTATGAAGGTGTGCCGCTAAAAAACATTTTGGGAATTGAAGCACCACTTTGGTCAGAAACAATTAGCAATATTGAAGAGTTAGAATATCTAGCATTTCCAAGAGCCATAGGCTATGCAGAACTTAGTTGGACAACACAAGAGAACCGAGATTGGGAAAATTATAAAATACGATTGGCGCATCAAAAACCTTTTTTAAATCGAATGAAAGTAAACTTTTACCCATCTCCGTTGATTGATTGGAAAGAAAGTGAAGAACCATATGAAATAATAATTAAGAATTGA
- a CDS encoding DUF885 domain-containing protein, which translates to MKKIFLYSFICLISMISCKKEAPIAEVNPTSKAFAELLSNYNDESYKYFPLNATFEGLEGYNSQFPNVLSDEFNTELKAYYTKTKDALAKINDVELSDTEKLSKAVLNWDCDINLKALSFEDYTPINQMWTVNLMMGQLASGTSAQPFKTVEDYNNWLTRVDGYLVWLNSAEEKMREGIKVGHVLPKSLIKKVIPQFEGLATGEVSDHLFFTPAKNIPEEISFVERKNIMDPYMAMVSDKIMPAYKKMADFLKNEYLPAGRETSGIADTPNGEAYYNHQIKTYTTTNMTADEIHQLGLSEVARIRTEMEKVKEEVGYKGDLKSFFDFVRNNKELMPYKNADEVIANFNGIHDKMKPQLEKLFDIKPKTPFEVRRTEAFREASASAEYNPGSKDGSRPGIFYAPIPDAAKYNVYADEALFLHEAIPGHHYQISLTQESETLPEFRKSLWYSAYGEGWALYTESLGKELGLYTDPYQYFGMLGMEMHRAVRLVVDTGIHSKGWSREQAIKYSLDNEAESEDSITREIERYMANGGQALSYKIGQLKIRELRAKAEKALGNKFDIKEFHNQVLETGCIPLQLLENKIDTWIAANK; encoded by the coding sequence ATGAAAAAAATATTTTTATACAGTTTCATCTGTCTGATATCAATGATATCCTGTAAAAAAGAAGCTCCAATTGCTGAAGTAAATCCTACAAGCAAGGCTTTTGCAGAATTATTAAGTAACTACAATGATGAAAGTTACAAATACTTTCCTTTAAATGCCACTTTTGAAGGTTTAGAAGGTTATAATTCTCAATTTCCAAATGTATTATCTGATGAATTTAATACCGAATTAAAAGCATATTACACAAAAACCAAAGATGCATTGGCTAAAATCAATGATGTTGAGTTGTCAGACACTGAAAAACTGAGTAAAGCAGTTTTAAATTGGGATTGTGACATTAACTTAAAAGCATTGTCTTTTGAAGATTACACTCCTATTAACCAAATGTGGACTGTAAACCTAATGATGGGTCAGTTAGCAAGTGGTACAAGTGCACAACCTTTTAAAACAGTTGAAGATTACAATAACTGGTTAACACGTGTTGACGGATATTTAGTTTGGCTTAATTCTGCTGAAGAAAAAATGAGAGAAGGAATTAAAGTTGGTCATGTTTTACCAAAATCATTGATTAAAAAAGTAATTCCTCAATTTGAAGGATTAGCCACAGGTGAAGTTTCAGATCACTTGTTTTTTACGCCTGCCAAAAACATTCCCGAAGAAATATCATTTGTAGAAAGAAAAAACATTATGGATCCATACATGGCAATGGTTTCAGATAAAATTATGCCGGCTTACAAGAAAATGGCAGATTTCCTTAAAAACGAATATTTACCTGCAGGAAGAGAAACTAGTGGAATTGCTGACACTCCTAATGGTGAAGCATATTACAATCATCAAATAAAAACGTATACAACAACTAATATGACTGCAGATGAAATTCATCAACTAGGATTAAGTGAAGTTGCTCGTATTCGTACAGAAATGGAAAAAGTGAAGGAAGAAGTTGGCTATAAAGGTGATTTAAAATCTTTCTTTGATTTTGTAAGAAACAACAAAGAATTAATGCCTTATAAAAATGCTGATGAAGTTATTGCTAACTTTAATGGTATTCATGATAAAATGAAACCTCAACTTGAGAAATTATTTGACATAAAACCAAAAACTCCTTTTGAAGTTCGTCGTACGGAAGCATTTAGAGAAGCGTCGGCAAGTGCTGAATACAATCCAGGATCAAAAGATGGTTCTAGACCAGGAATTTTTTATGCTCCTATTCCAGACGCAGCAAAATATAATGTGTATGCAGACGAAGCATTGTTTTTACACGAAGCAATTCCAGGACATCACTATCAAATTTCTTTAACACAAGAAAGTGAAACGTTACCAGAATTCAGAAAGTCATTGTGGTACAGTGCTTATGGAGAAGGTTGGGCTTTATATACTGAATCTCTTGGAAAAGAATTAGGTTTATATACCGATCCTTACCAATATTTTGGAATGTTGGGTATGGAAATGCACCGTGCTGTTCGCTTAGTAGTTGATACAGGAATTCATTCTAAAGGATGGTCAAGAGAGCAAGCAATTAAGTATTCACTGGACAACGAAGCGGAATCTGAAGACAGTATTACACGTGAAATTGAACGCTACATGGCTAATGGCGGGCAAGCATTGTCATACAAAATTGGTCAGTTAAAGATACGTGAGTTACGTGCTAAAGCAGAAAAAGCACTTGGAAATAAATTTGATATTAAAGAATTTCACAACCAAGTATTAGAAACTGGCTGTATCCCATTACAATTATTGGAAAACAAAATTGATACTTGGATTGCAGCAAATAAATAA
- a CDS encoding DUF6249 domain-containing protein, with amino-acid sequence MHSELIIMPIFFGVIFGIIYLFFSTRNKERMALIEKGVGAEIFNKGKQSNSPGWKVFVLNFALLLTGIGVGIFVGGTMHEIYGLDAEIAFPGSIFTFAGLALVLGFYLTKKLDKE; translated from the coding sequence ATGCATTCAGAATTAATCATAATGCCAATATTTTTCGGAGTAATCTTTGGAATCATTTATTTATTCTTTTCAACAAGAAATAAAGAACGTATGGCACTCATAGAAAAAGGTGTTGGAGCCGAAATTTTTAATAAAGGAAAGCAAAGTAACTCTCCGGGATGGAAGGTATTTGTTTTAAACTTTGCCTTATTACTTACTGGCATTGGAGTTGGTATTTTTGTAGGTGGAACAATGCATGAAATATATGGTCTAGATGCTGAAATTGCATTTCCAGGATCCATATTTACTTTTGCAGGATTGGCATTAGTTTTAGGTTTTTACCTAACTAAGAAACTGGACAAGGAATAA